The DNA segment ATACTGCTAAAAAAGTTCGAACTGAATTAGATAAAGTAGTTAACAGTAAAGATAGTCACGCTAAAAACTATCGAGATGATAGTTACGATATGGAAGGTAAGACAGGTACTGCACAAGTAGCTGACTCTGATAATGGCGGTTATGTTAAAGGTGAAAACCCATACTTCGTAAGCTTCATCGGTGATGCTCCGAAGAAGAATCCAAAAGTCATCGTTTATGCTGGTATGAGTTTAGCTCAGAAAAATGATAAAGAAGCTTATGAAATGGGTGTAAGTAAAGCATTTAAACCAATCATGAAAAATACACTTAACTACTTAAAAACAGATGAAAAATCAAAAGGTAAAGCTGACGTTAAATATAGTAAGGTGCCAAGTGTAGAAGGCCAAGGCGTAGATAAAGCAGAAAACACAATTAACGGCAAATCACTTGAGCCAGTTGTTATCGGTAACGGAGAAAAAGTTCAAGAACAGTCTGTTAAAGCGAATAAACAGATACTTCCAAATAGTAAGGTATTATTGCTAACTGATGGAGATTTAACAATGCCTGATATGTCAGGTTGGACTAAAGAAGAAGTAGTCGCATTTGAAAAAATGACGCATACGAAAGTTACAATGAAAGGTAGCGGATTTGTGTCAAAACAATCTGTAAATAAAGGTCAAAACATCGGTAAGAATGACAAAATTGAAGTTACACTTTCATCAAAACAAATAAGTGGTGAAACTAAACCACAACCTAAAAAGTCATCGAAAGATAAAGCGAAAAAAGATGATAAAGATAAGTCAAAAGAAGATGAGAAAGATGATGCATCAGTGAATAAAGATTCAAACGAAGGCAACACAGCAGATGAAACCAATAATTCATCTTCTGAAGACCAACAATCTGAAGAAAAACCATCAAATGAAACAGATCAATCAAACGAAGAGAATACATCTAATAGCAATTCAACCGAAACACAATCAACCGAGAATGGAAATAATTAAAGCAGAACTTTGAAAACGCAGCGCACACCTAGGAGTAATTTGAAAGAGGTCAGGGGTAACATTTAATGATTTGACGGGTTCATTTCGGGCCAGTCTTTTCATTAGAGTTACCATCCTTACTTCTTTTGATATACTTCGTCATTTACTAAAATTACAGTATACGACAAGTGCATTTCGACATAATCCAATTAAATATAAAAAGGAGCATAATATGATTTATTTACTCGCAATCATTGCATTTATCATTACATTTGTATTAGTCCCAGTACTTATACCTACTCTAAAAAGAATGAAATTTGGCCAAAGTATTAGAGAAGAAGGGCCTCAAAGTCACATGAAAAAGACCGGCACACCAACCATGGGTGGCCTGACATTCTTGATAAGTATTATTATTACTACTTTACTCGCAATTATATTCACAGACAATTCTAATCCTATGATTTTATTATTATTTGTGACAATTGGTTTTGGTTTAATCGGGTTCATTGATGATTACATTATTGTAGTTAAGAAAAATAACCAAGGTTTAACGAGTAAACAAAAATTCTTCGCACAAATTGGGATTGCAGTTATCTTTTTTATACTGAGCCAAGTATTTAACTTAACTGATTTTTCTACAGGTATTCATATTCCATTTATTGGTATTGAGGTACCACTTTCATTAGCTTACGTTATATTCATTGTTTTTTGGCAAGTTGGCTTTTCAAATGCAGTGAATTTAACAGATGGTTTAGATGGATTAGCAACTGGATTATCTATCATTGGATTTACAATGTTTGCGATTATGTCATATATCCAAGGTGCGTCATCTATTGGTATCTTCTGTGTTATTATGATTTTCGCATTAGTTGGTTTCCTTCCTTTCAATTTAAATCCAGCTAAAGTATTTATGGGAGATACAGGTAGTTTAGCGTTAGGTGGTATTTTTGCTACGATTTCAATCATGTTAAACCAAGAATTGTCACTTATATTTATTGGGTTGGTCTTTGTAGCAGAAACTTTATCAGTTATGCTACAGGTTACTTCATATAAATTAACGAAAAAACGTATTTTCAAAATGGCTCCGTTGCATCATCATTTTGAACTTGTTGGTTGGAATGAGAAAAAGGTTGTAACAGTGTTTTGGACAGTGGGACTAATTTCAGGATTGCTAGGTTTATGGATTGGAGTGAATTAAATTGTTGAATTACACTGGATTAGAAGATAAAGATGTATTAATCGTCGGTTTAGCAAAGAGCGGGTATGAAGCTGCAAAGTTATTGAATAAACTCGGTGCAAAAGTGGTTGTCAATGATGGTAAAGATTTAAGTCATGATTCACATGCAAAGGATTTACAAAACATGGGTATTACCGTAATAGGTGGAGAACATCCACTATCATTGCTAGACAAAGACCCAATTATTGTTAAAAATCCTGGTATTCCTTATACGGTACCTTTAATCAAGGCTGCTATGGACAAAGGGTTAAGAATTCTAACAGAAGTTGAATTAAGTTATCTTGTATCAGAAGCGCCAATTATAGGTGTAACAGGTACAAACGGTAAAACAACAGTCACTTCATTAATCGGTGACATGTTTCAAAATAGTAGAGTAACAGGTCGTTTATCCGGAAATATCGGGTTTGTGGCATCAAAAGTTGCTCAAGAGGTAACAGAAAACGATTACTTAGTAACTGAACTTTCTTCGTTCCAGTTGTTAGGAATTGAACAGTATAAACCACATATAGCAATCATTACGAATATTTATTCCGCACATTTAGATTATCACGAATCATTGGAAAATTATCAAAATGCTAAAAAGCGTATCTATGAGAATCAAACAGAAAATGATTATTTAATTTGTAATTATCATCAACGTCATTTAATTGAATCCGAATCACTGCATTCAAAAGTATTATACTTCTCAACTCAACAAGAAGTTGATGGTATTTATGTAAAAGATGGCTATATTGAATTTAAAGGATTTAGAATCATTCATACGGATGATCTCGTATTGCCAGGTGAACATAATTTAGAAAATATTTTAGCTGCAGTATTGGCAGCATTACTTGCTGGCGTTTCAGTCAGAGCGATTATTGAG comes from the Staphylococcus hsinchuensis genome and includes:
- the mraY gene encoding phospho-N-acetylmuramoyl-pentapeptide-transferase; this translates as MIYLLAIIAFIITFVLVPVLIPTLKRMKFGQSIREEGPQSHMKKTGTPTMGGLTFLISIIITTLLAIIFTDNSNPMILLLFVTIGFGLIGFIDDYIIVVKKNNQGLTSKQKFFAQIGIAVIFFILSQVFNLTDFSTGIHIPFIGIEVPLSLAYVIFIVFWQVGFSNAVNLTDGLDGLATGLSIIGFTMFAIMSYIQGASSIGIFCVIMIFALVGFLPFNLNPAKVFMGDTGSLALGGIFATISIMLNQELSLIFIGLVFVAETLSVMLQVTSYKLTKKRIFKMAPLHHHFELVGWNEKKVVTVFWTVGLISGLLGLWIGVN
- the murD gene encoding UDP-N-acetylmuramoyl-L-alanine--D-glutamate ligase, with amino-acid sequence MLNYTGLEDKDVLIVGLAKSGYEAAKLLNKLGAKVVVNDGKDLSHDSHAKDLQNMGITVIGGEHPLSLLDKDPIIVKNPGIPYTVPLIKAAMDKGLRILTEVELSYLVSEAPIIGVTGTNGKTTVTSLIGDMFQNSRVTGRLSGNIGFVASKVAQEVTENDYLVTELSSFQLLGIEQYKPHIAIITNIYSAHLDYHESLENYQNAKKRIYENQTENDYLICNYHQRHLIESESLHSKVLYFSTQQEVDGIYVKDGYIEFKGFRIIHTDDLVLPGEHNLENILAAVLAALLAGVSVRAIIESLTTFSGIEHRLQYVGTNKTNKYYNDSKATNTLATQFALNAFDKPIIWLCGGLDRGNDFDELIPYMENVRVMVAFGETQDKFVKLGESQGKYVIKAIDVEDAVDKIQEIIETNDVVLLSPACASWDQYSTFEERGNKFINRFKAHLPSF